The DNA segment GAACGTGGAACGCGTGGAGCCAGTCGGTCGAGGTGACGCTCAGATAGACGTTCTTGCCCTTCGGCAGGACGAGCGTGCCGGTCGTCGAGACGTTCTCGCCCCGGTAGTTGAAGGTCCAGAGGTACTTCTGACCGACGACCTCGACCTCCACGGCCTCCTCGCTGGGCTGGTACTCGCCCGTGGCGTTCGAGACGTACGTGCTGGCCATCACGCCGTAGGAAGCGTAGCCGACGACGAGCAGCACCAGCGCCGTGGCGATGGTCCAGGAGATCTCCAGCCGGCGGTTCTCCTTGGTGGGCTGGGGGTCGTCGTTCTTGCGGTACTTCCAGACGGTGTAGATGAGGATACCCTCGACCAACACCGTGATGGGGACCGCCATGTAGAGGAGCTGGGTGTTCAGCGAACGGATGAGGGCCTCCGTCGTCGAGTCGTAGGCCGCCACCGGGTCGGCGATGAGCGCGAGAAACGCCACGCCCAGCAGCGAGACTACGGCTGTCCGCTTGTGCTTCATAGCTGTTTGTGGCTTAGGGTGATTTCCATAAATACCTACTGACTTCCCGTGCCCGGGCGGCTCTCGACGGTCCGGGGAAGTCGGACCGGTCGGTCGTTTCGACGCTCGGTTCGCCGGCGCGAGCGGTCGGACATCGGGCGTCGTGAGCGATCGGACGCCGGCCGTCGCGAACGGCCGAGTTTCCGGCGCGACGCTGGCTGGACGCTCCGGCGCCGCGAGCCGGAGAACTGCCCCGGCCGAGCGCGAGTCGGTTGGACTAAATACGGCGAGGCGAAAGTATCGACAAGGCGATTCGCGTGACTGCACACGTCTCCTCCCGGCGGTTCGCGTCCATGCTGGCGGCGACCGCCATCGGCGTCTACCTGCTCGTCGTCGTCGGCGCCACGACGGCCCTCACCGAGGCCGCCGCGGCGTGTCCGACCTGGCCCGCGTGTAACGGCCGGTGGGTCGTGCCCCTCGACGAGCCGAAACTCGCCATCGCGTGGGGCCATCGCGTCGTGGCGCTCGGTGTCGGCCTCCTGTTGGCCGCGACGTTCGCGGTCGGCTGGCGCGACGCAGACCGCCGGGTCAAGGCCGCGCTCGCCGTCGCGCTCGCGCTCTACCCCGGTCAAATCCTGCTCGGCGCGTTCGCGGCGACCACCGTCGGCGCGGCGCTGGTTTCGGGCGTCCACCTCGTCGTCGGCATGGCTATCTTCTCGGGCGTCGTCCTCGCGCTCGCGTGGACGCTCGAACCGGAGACGTTCGACGAACCCGACGGCGTCGCCGACCCCGAGGCGGTTCCGGACGTCGGCGACGCCGCGGCGTCGCCGACGTCCGACGCGCCCGGCGACGCTACGTCGGCCGCCACCTCGAACCCGACCGACGGTCCGCTCGCCGCCGCGAAGCAGACGGCGAGCGGCTACTTCCGACTGATGAAACCCCGGCTAATGTGGCTCCTGTGTCTGGTCGCCTCGGCGGGGATGGCGCTGGCGGCGGGACCGGACCACCTGCGCGTCGAGACGGTGGTCGCCACCCTCACGGGCGGCGTCCTCTCCATCGGCGCGTCCGGGACGTTTAACCACGTCCTCG comes from the Halorussus vallis genome and includes:
- the coxB gene encoding cytochrome c oxidase subunit II, coding for MKHKRTAVVSLLGVAFLALIADPVAAYDSTTEALIRSLNTQLLYMAVPITVLVEGILIYTVWKYRKNDDPQPTKENRRLEISWTIATALVLLVVGYASYGVMASTYVSNATGEYQPSEEAVEVEVVGQKYLWTFNYRGENVSTTGTLVLPKGKNVYLSVTSTDWLHAFHVPELGLKQDALPGQHETIKTKITNTGTYQLYCAEYCGVGHSKMLGEVRVVSQQEYQQWLQEQKGGSNSSS
- the cyoE gene encoding heme o synthase; its protein translation is MLAATAIGVYLLVVVGATTALTEAAAACPTWPACNGRWVVPLDEPKLAIAWGHRVVALGVGLLLAATFAVGWRDADRRVKAALAVALALYPGQILLGAFAATTVGAALVSGVHLVVGMAIFSGVVLALAWTLEPETFDEPDGVADPEAVPDVGDAAASPTSDAPGDATSAATSNPTDGPLAAAKQTASGYFRLMKPRLMWLLCLVASAGMALAAGPDHLRVETVVATLTGGVLSIGASGTFNHVLERDVDRKMARTSDRPTATDRIPVRNAIAFGVALAALSLAAFLTVNLLAAALGMFAILFYSVVYTLLLKPNTVQNTVIGGFAGALPALIGWAAVTGEVGLPAVVLAGVIFLWTPAHFYNLALAYKDDYARGGFPMMPVVRGEAVTRKHILLWLAATLLAAGLLSTVTTLGWLYAVTSVTFGGVFLWAVVRLHQERTDRAAFRSFHASNAYLGTLLLAVVVDALVL